In the Pocillopora verrucosa isolate sample1 chromosome 4, ASM3666991v2, whole genome shotgun sequence genome, AAGTTACTGTCACATTAAAAGATGCGGAAACCTTGAATTAAGTTCAAAAATAAACgtggttattgttattatcatcattattattgcttttattattattacagttatcataatttttttgcaatttgaaCAGCTATCAGTTTAGGAAACTGCATGGTTCCTAAAACTGAATATGATGTACGTAAATAATTGTTGGTGTCGAAAGTTCTCGATTTCAGTCAGTGCCAGTTTATCTAcagtacatgaaaaaaataaaaaatgcgaTTGAAcagaacaaaattatttatttggCACTCCATTTCATCACCTAAGGAAGAAACTTGCCCCAGAGGTAGGGAATGAACTATTATGGGAATGTTTTCATTGCGGAGTTCTCGTGTTTAAAGCCAAGATGCGGAGCCCAATACCAAAGTCTCTATTGAGCGATTCCTACCATTCTTCTCTTTCCACAACTTTTATTAGGGATCGTCATTCGTTCTGTTCTGCTGGCTGAGTTcagaaatgattttataaaatgattttgGCAAGTCATATCCAAACATTTCAGAGTCTGGTCCAAATAACTGCATAGTTCCGTAAAGCCGCTCCTTGTGGATTTGTTTGTAGAAAAATGGAACTTGTGATGAGGTTAGCGATGGTTTGACCGAAGGAAATGAGACATTCGCCTTTTTTGTTACACCAGATATTTCCAAAGCATATTGAGCCTCTTCTTCAAGATTTTCGAAGTGTCCAATGAAATCATAAGAAATACCACAGGGCTGACAGAGGTTGTTGTAAGTTTGCCAGTGCTCGTTCCAGTATCCGTCCCCGATGTGTAGAACGTAGTTTAAATATTCGTCGAATTTGACGTTTTTATCTTCTGGATTACCTCCCGGTCTGTACAGCGTAATAATGCGTTTTCCATAATTATGGTGAAAGGCGGGTTCACCTCGTAGGAATTTATCCAAGTAAGCAGATAAAAGCCGCTCGAAAGGTTCTCGAACAAACACGAacttaaaatatgttttcagcTTCCTTTTGACTTCATCTGCTGGATAGTTactcagaaaattaaaatttcttgcatCGTGAATCCCAGGGTACCTAAGTTGTGGACCGTAAAGACTTGCCATGACACTTTTCCATTGAGTACAGGCAATTTTTGGAATGtagcaaaataatattttatacTCTTCATTAACGATGATGTTAAGTTTCGAGATATCCTGCAGGGACTCGTTGGTTTTATTATTCCTTCTGCAGAAGTCCCTGATCGTTGCCAGTCTCTTTAGGTTCATAGACTCTATTGATCCTTCGTTATTTGGCTGGTGGAAAAacataagaaagaaatattgaaaCCTAATGATCGCATAAGAGAGGAAAGGCTCATTATATAGTTAATGAAAAGTGCATATCACTTGGCGTAAAGGAGTTATCATGTTCTGGCCCTGGCTGTTTCTACTCATCTCGCGGTGTTAATTCGTTGCGATGTGAATAATTGCTTGCAAATAATGTATAACTTACTCAATCTACTATTTTTTACAATGTAGGGTTAAAATTACTTTGCTAGCGATGCCAATGACAGTGCTGAACAGTCTGCTAACATAACTTACAGTCGATCAGTTTATGCTGCCCCTAATTTTAGTCTTTCTCTGGATTCTTGTGTGCAATGTGGGTGGACCTCCGAAGTAAGTTATCAATTACATCAATTTGAAGAAGTAATAAGAAAAACCAAACCTGAACCATTCTACTTCTGATTACGGCCCATTCTGTGCGATTGTGTaaaccttagaaaaaaaatttacaatcgtaaaaatgttgaaaaaaaaaattaagttgtcAAAGAAACTGGGTGTTGCGTTGGTGAGGGTTgttataagataatttggtcTCGTTTGGGCTGCTGGTTAACAGGGAGTTATATAAATCAGCTTGCGATTAAATTTACGATCTTATTAACATTCATTTAGCCACAGGCAATGTTCGTTCTGCTAATTATTCATTTCATGCTCTCTTTTCCATTCTTTGTCTAGTCAACTTGTGTCACACAAATGTATTCTTCAGCAGCTTAAAACGTTACCTTCCTAATCCTACTTTCTATTCTGTGCATATATGAGAGGCAGGACATAAACAAGATGAAGATCTTTCGCTTTATCAGTCTGACTTTAAGGTTAACGTAACGTAAAAGTTAACATTATTGTTTAGCAGCTTAAAAAATAACCTTCCAACTCTTATGATGATTTTTTGGTGCTTTTGTGTATGTGAGAAGCAAGATCTAAACAACAACAAGATCTGACGCTGTATCTGACTTAAAAGTCAATGTCAAAGTTAATATATTTTACAGGAACtgtaaaattgttctttgcGTGCCGGATGGTAATTAAAAAAGGTTCCGCTACAAAAAACAATCTTGTCTAAAATTCCCATTAAACTCCTTTGTTAAGGTTTCATATTTATTGCTTTTGAATTTCTGTTGAGTGGATATAAACTATACATTCTCACTTTCACAGAGTATAATTGTTTTGAGGGTCCACTATAAATTGATCAGTAAAACGTTTTGATAAGTACACACTACATGTGCCGACTTCATCTCGAAACAAATTCAGTAAAAGCCCGATCAATTctaactaaattttttttcagtttttggcCAAGAATTTCACTGAAATCACATTAATAATGTTCGAGCTCTTTACTCGAAGGAAGATTAAAATGTATCTTACCTTGAATACGCATAGTTATCAAGTTAATCCAACCTACGTACAGAAcgacaaaagaaattgcaatGACAGTTAAAGTGAACAAGGCTGACCTTAAAGTATTGTTCGCCATCGTGGTCACTTAACTGAAGGTTGGTCTTTATCTGGTTCTTTATCTCTTCTAAAACGTATTATTTATGTACGTTGTCAATGGTTGTCAAGATTTATGCGTTTGATTTATTCGTACAGTGACACATTCCAGTGAGTTATTGAGGTTACCATCAACAACCGATTTTTCGTCTATTGAGGGTTGTATTTTGGCTGTGAGAATAATAAAACGATAGGTGGCATTGGATACATCGTAATCATATCGCGAAGTTTCGACCTTTTAGGGGGCGTGCAACCCTCGATTAAGTTTTGCATTACGTATTTGTACATGTTAAGTTGACATTAAAACCATCAGAAGTTTTAGTAGTTCGGATAGATATATAAGACATGTTTGATCGGTTGAACTATAAAAGTCATCATATTAAACTCTGTTCTCACCGACTGATTATTTTGTATGACAAGTTTATAAAGCACATGTCGGACATGGGGACCCATCTGGTAATAAGcgaaaaagaaagttaaacaaattattgaaTTCGCGAATAGCAACCGAAGTGTGAATGATCGAGAGTTTCGATTGCGTTTTAGTAAAACGTTTTATAAGAGACTTTGACACCAGcctctaaaaaaattatatttgactTTGCCGGCTGGTTTTAAGTGGGGGGCAAGTAAACCAAACACGCAAGGAAGCTTTCGTGcccttttgtttcagtttcaCTTTGTTGTTTGTCCGGCAGTCATTGCTCGAAGTGAAAGTCTTGGTATATTGGAAAAGTTCAAGATAAGTGAGGAATTCCTCTCACTAAAGATGCATTCCAAATTTTTTGGGAGGCGGTTGGTCAAGAATTTCGATCTATTTGGGTATGGTCAGTTCTGCTTGAGTCGAGTGttggaaaactttaaaataccCTTGCTCGTCGATTGTCTTTTTGCCTGTAACCCTGACAACTCTCATTCGCTCAAAAACAGTGATCTGAAACTCAgtttgataaaacaaataagTTTTAGTTTGGTAGTGGACATCCATGGACCGATTCCTCTCATTCACCGTGTCCTGATCGGACAATGGAGAGAGAAAATCCAGAAAACCTTAAGGAAGGACTCGCGGCAAATATAAGCTCCAAAATATTCAGAACACCttataaattttcaattaagcCTATTTCACCACAGTCACTGCCATTTTGCAGACGCCTTCCATATGTTTACCGAACAAAACACCGATTTCTTGCTTATTTATTCAGCTTGATAACCATGGCTGATCTCCGTTTTCAGTAAACATTAGTTCTTAATTAACTCGCGCTCTAGAGCGCTGAGAAGATTAGCACTTTTTAGCTCTCCCCAGCTCTCCTCTCATCTCCCTCAGTCAGTTGTTGTAAAAAACTGAATAGCTTAAGTTTCTCTCTCCGGTTTGGAAGAGGTCAGAACACATGTTCTGTTtcggttgtttttgtttttaatggctGTTTCTGTCATAGGAAAAAGACTTTGCAGTCAAAGATGCGAAACGACTCGTCCTTCCCAGGAGCACTTCAGCGTTGGCGACTGTATTTGTATGATTTCTTTCGATATCACCACAATAATATTCACTACGCTTACTTAGCTATTCAAGCTGTTCTTGATAGTGCTCTCGAAGTTGgcatatattttaattttactgagGGAAAATTCCTGCTAAAttcaaaaaggagaaaatgtgaaagcaaaaataaattgatcaaATTTTAAGGCGAGATCCCGCCATTAAAAATCCGGCATCGTTTTCAAAATATCGTGTGCTAATCGCGTATGGAAATAAGAGCAAACAAGATATGAGACGCGAgcaattctttttgttttgaatggtTTTCGATTTAGATCTTGAATGATGCTAtcagaagttttttttgttgtacagGAAAATATAGGACTTAGTTATCAAGTATTTCTATGGCATGCTATCATCGCCTATCATTGTAATGAAAAACAGCTTTTTACATTAAATATTAACTGATTACTTTCCTGCCAAATTGCTTCCGAGTAATTGAACGCATTTTAACAAACTCATTggctgattgaaaaaaaaatagaagcgCATAGCGAAAAGCACGCAGTTATCGGTCATGTTATTCGTGCCATAGAAATTCATGCCATAGAAATTCAACCAAATGAAAGGGCAGCAGAAGTTTATTGatatggggaaaaaaaaattgaaaattgttaaatttgaatgaaattctCCTCGCTCCCAACATGTGGCCGCGTAGCCCAGCAGGCACCAGTGCCCAATCACTGAAAGGATCGCGCTCAATCGAGCTCCTTTTCGAAGCCTAATTTTACTTTCCGGCTtaaatttctataatttaagTTTACCTCACACGATCCGTCGTTCAAGTCAAAATACGATATAATTCATACATTGTTTGTAGTAATCTAATAACTGATTAATAAAACATTGAACCCTTGAGCGGAAATTTAAGTTTAAATATATTTGCCTGGATTCTATTCACGATTTTTTCTCTGATTCCTTTTATATTGCATCACAAGTTTTCTGCTTCGAAATACCtttaattctcttttaaaaCTATCATGTCAGGTTTAGCACACTAATACTTCATTTTAAGTCACAAAGGTAAGTTTCCTATTTTTGGCGCTACATGAAACATtatatttacttctttttattccattccaagcagacaagttatttttttatgtaaacatAAATTGAAGTGTTAATGATAATTGCTCAGCCGATTCCTCTTTTTTCATCGAAAACATAGATTATTATAATGTTTTTTGCCCGCTCGGATTGACTTGTCATGACGAACTAGCCGATTTCAAAGATGATAACAataccttttttcatttataaattGCAAATGAAGACAGCAAGGTGCTATATTGAAAACTAATTTCCCCTTTCTCTTGTAAAACCACCAaacagtttttcaaaatataagCAAGATAGAAATGCTAATTACTGAGATTTGTCAGAAAAATGTCAAGGGTATCACATTCTGTTTGCTTTTTTGGCTCAATATTGGCGATTTTAGCTCAACAAtttaataagtaaaaataaGTATCGAGGAGGGGACGATTAATTATGGCTGGTTTTTCACGACTGGTTTTCGCGTTTTGCCTTTTATACGTGATATATCCTTTGACAAACTTACAAGAAACAATTGACAGGATTTTCAAAAATGGCGACGTGATTATTGGAAGCCTTCTGGCCGCACATCAGGAGAATTCGGAAGAAGGTTGCCGAAACGTACATCTCGTTGGAATAATACGCGTCGAGGCTGCGATATTCACTATTGAGCaaattaacaaaaatgtaaatatcCTCCCGAATGTTCAACTTGGTTATGATATTCGAGATCATTGCATGGACAGAGCAAAAGCAATGGAACATACTTACGATTTCAGCACACACATCCATTTCTTGGAAATAGTCGAAGACTCCAATGGCCACCCTGTCGGCAATTCCAGCGCTTGTGCGCAATGCTCTATCTCTAAAAGGAACACAACCTTACCAATTGCTGCCATAGTCGGGCCCTACGGTTCACGGAACTCACTTCAAGTTGCAGGACTTCTTCAAGTTGTGAACATTCCGGCTATAAGCCCGTCGGCAACAAGCGCAGAACTCAGCTGGTCCTTTTATAAAAAGTTCTTACGAACAGTTCCTCCGGATGGTTTTCAAGCAAGGGCAATGGCGGATCTTATTGAACACTTCAGCTGGAAATACGTAGCGGTGATCGCTGTGGAACATTCGTACGGACTGTACGGTTTTCGTGCGCTTGAGCAAGAATCTTTTCGACGACAGACTTTTTGTATTGGATTAGTGGAATACATCACACCAACTCAATATGATAGTCAGTTAAAACCTGTTATTGCAAAACTTAAACGGGCGGAGAACATCAAAGTCATAATCTTGTGGATCGGAGCAACACACGCAAAGGATCTGGCAAAAGAAGCGCACAGT is a window encoding:
- the LOC131779749 gene encoding carbohydrate sulfotransferase 11-like isoform X1, whose protein sequence is MANNTLRSALFTLTVIAISFVVLYVGWINLITMRIQGLHNRTEWAVIRSRMVQPNNEGSIESMNLKRLATIRDFCRRNNKTNESLQDISKLNIIVNEEYKILFCYIPKIACTQWKSVMASLYGPQLRYPGIHDARNFNFLSNYPADEVKRKLKTYFKFVFVREPFERLLSAYLDKFLRGEPAFHHNYGKRIITLYRPGGNPEDKNVKFDEYLNYVLHIGDGYWNEHWQTYNNLCQPCGISYDFIGHFENLEEEAQYALEISGVTKKANVSFPSVKPSLTSSQVPFFYKQIHKERLYGTMQLFGPDSEMFGYDLPKSFYKIISELSQQNRTNDDP
- the LOC131779749 gene encoding carbohydrate sulfotransferase 11-like isoform X2 — encoded protein: MVQPNNEGSIESMNLKRLATIRDFCRRNNKTNESLQDISKLNIIVNEEYKILFCYIPKIACTQWKSVMASLYGPQLRYPGIHDARNFNFLSNYPADEVKRKLKTYFKFVFVREPFERLLSAYLDKFLRGEPAFHHNYGKRIITLYRPGGNPEDKNVKFDEYLNYVLHIGDGYWNEHWQTYNNLCQPCGISYDFIGHFENLEEEAQYALEISGVTKKANVSFPSVKPSLTSSQVPFFYKQIHKERLYGTMQLFGPDSEMFGYDLPKSFYKIISELSQQNRTNDDP